In the genome of Treponema pedis, one region contains:
- a CDS encoding SPOR domain-containing protein: MEQKKILWVVVFVSAFILIIFGAALYLYAPFRNKSTMNASEIADLGRIQTDSEKTDIDPVQWSRDPSSIPPLETETSPPVNIINNNYTYVNGETQSSKEDGSVNVSSLTDTEKPERETAALPESLAKEINQAAGNASAEKKEADLTVKKAATGVTAKKGTLAISEKKAADKTKQTVKQNTQNKLPSKSVTKTSKTQNTLSKKTVETIYWVQTASLTSRINAENARDTLTAKHMNAEIFTKETATGITHRVRVGPFKNKTEADYWLKRVREIKGFEGSYVSQDRKKE, encoded by the coding sequence ATGGAACAAAAGAAAATTTTATGGGTCGTAGTTTTCGTATCGGCTTTTATTTTAATCATTTTCGGCGCAGCTCTTTATTTATATGCCCCTTTTAGAAATAAAAGCACAATGAATGCATCGGAAATTGCCGATTTGGGAAGGATTCAAACGGACTCTGAAAAAACCGATATAGATCCGGTTCAATGGAGCAGAGACCCATCTTCCATTCCGCCTTTAGAAACGGAAACCTCTCCTCCGGTAAATATTATAAACAACAATTATACTTATGTAAACGGTGAAACCCAGTCGTCCAAAGAAGACGGCTCCGTAAACGTAAGCAGTTTAACCGATACGGAAAAACCGGAAAGGGAAACGGCAGCTCTGCCTGAAAGTCTGGCAAAAGAAATCAACCAGGCCGCCGGCAATGCTTCTGCAGAAAAAAAAGAAGCGGATTTAACCGTAAAAAAAGCTGCAACCGGAGTTACGGCAAAAAAAGGAACTCTTGCAATATCGGAAAAAAAAGCCGCCGATAAAACAAAGCAAACGGTAAAACAAAATACGCAAAATAAATTGCCGTCCAAATCCGTTACTAAAACTTCAAAAACGCAAAACACCCTTTCTAAAAAAACGGTAGAAACAATTTATTGGGTGCAAACGGCCTCTCTTACAAGCAGAATAAATGCGGAAAATGCCCGCGATACTCTTACCGCAAAACATATGAATGCGGAAATTTTTACTAAAGAGACGGCTACCGGTATTACACACCGGGTACGTGTAGGGCCTTTTAAAAATAAAACCGAAGCCGACTATTGGCTTAAAAGGGTACGCGAAATAAAGGGCTTTGAAGGAAGCTATGTTTCGCAAGATAGAAAAAAAGAGTAA
- a CDS encoding SAM-dependent methyltransferase: protein MANKYSEPDYWSKKAFSENYPARSVYKLEEINKKFNLFSASDSVLDLGAAPGSWTVYVLRFLNSSGSVTSVDLKPLDSSVYDERLHFFQGDMFNKNIVKAVKELGPYNAVICDAAPATTGNKTVDTARSSGLVELAIYYAKEQLKNGGNFVVKIFQGGEQQIHLNELKKLFKTARSFKPEACRSSSFETYLIGLGFKGN from the coding sequence ATGGCAAATAAATACAGTGAGCCGGATTATTGGTCGAAAAAAGCATTTTCGGAAAATTATCCGGCACGTTCCGTTTATAAACTTGAAGAAATAAATAAAAAATTTAATTTGTTTTCCGCTTCCGATTCCGTGTTGGATTTGGGGGCGGCTCCCGGCAGTTGGACGGTTTATGTTTTACGTTTTTTAAATTCCTCAGGTTCGGTTACTTCGGTAGATTTAAAACCTCTGGATTCTTCCGTTTATGATGAACGCCTTCATTTTTTTCAAGGCGATATGTTTAATAAAAATATAGTAAAGGCGGTAAAAGAACTGGGGCCTTATAATGCCGTAATTTGCGATGCCGCTCCTGCAACTACGGGAAATAAAACGGTAGATACGGCCCGCTCTTCCGGTCTTGTTGAGCTTGCAATTTACTATGCAAAAGAGCAATTGAAAAACGGCGGAAATTTTGTTGTAAAGATTTTTCAGGGAGGAGAGCAGCAAATTCATTTAAATGAATTGAAAAAACTTTTTAAAACCGCACGTTCCTTTAAGCCTGAAGCTTGCCGGAGTTCAAGTTTTGAAACTTATTTGATAGGTTTGGGCTTTAAAGGAAATTAA
- a CDS encoding dephospho-CoA kinase — translation METFKENKEPVLIGLSGESCAGKNEAALILQKQGFFCIDADKISAKIFRKNEDKIFHLFKNEAEKKGISLKNEEGKFDKKKFALLVFSDSALLKRQEDFILPEIEKEIREKILTAFKACPSRPIVLNAPTLHKTSLAKECKFIFYITAPKIVRIWRAKKRDWLPLTEIFARFSKQKEFFSQYFCLNADIVIVKNLGSFARFEQKLLQELKTKGLLR, via the coding sequence ATGGAAACATTTAAGGAAAATAAAGAGCCTGTTTTAATAGGTCTTTCAGGAGAATCCTGCGCGGGAAAAAATGAAGCGGCTTTAATTTTACAAAAACAGGGCTTTTTTTGTATTGATGCCGATAAAATTTCCGCTAAAATTTTCCGAAAAAATGAAGATAAAATTTTTCATCTATTTAAAAACGAAGCTGAAAAAAAAGGAATTAGCTTAAAAAATGAAGAAGGGAAATTCGATAAAAAAAAATTCGCATTGTTGGTTTTTTCCGATTCCGCATTATTAAAAAGGCAGGAAGATTTTATTCTTCCGGAAATAGAAAAAGAAATACGGGAAAAAATACTCACAGCCTTTAAAGCCTGCCCTTCCCGTCCGATTGTCTTAAACGCTCCCACCTTGCATAAAACAAGTTTGGCAAAAGAGTGCAAATTTATTTTTTATATAACGGCACCGAAAATTGTAAGAATATGGAGGGCGAAAAAGCGGGACTGGCTTCCGTTAACGGAGATTTTTGCAAGATTTTCAAAACAAAAAGAATTCTTTTCTCAATACTTTTGTTTAAATGCCGATATAGTAATAGTAAAGAACTTAGGCAGTTTTGCAAGGTTTGAACAAAAACTTTTGCAGGAACTGAAAACAAAAGGCTTATTGAGGTAG